The Montipora capricornis isolate CH-2021 chromosome 3, ASM3666992v2, whole genome shotgun sequence genome window below encodes:
- the LOC138039717 gene encoding uncharacterized protein gives MTPICVFIAILCIPHCSGRYFADRIFRPKPRMPLQDIAQSDAGCVDDKNYADGCRQQAAIANYCMHHETFMRKHCPLSCKFCSQETAKPPAPAVCDDDPAYADGCPAFAAVENYCQDQETFAKKFCRKSCEFCSGGTKKAPAPIVCEDDPAYADGCPAFAAVENYCQDQETFTRTFCRKSCKFCSEDANLYISLALWLDEKQHWKGTKQEQERGNAIMEAEKFLRDEVCDDDPAYADGCAERAGIPNYCQDQEEFMRKNCPKSCGFCTAGIQSSPEASIIAFCRDRAVNCSRWKALGACQSSDVNIASQMTVYCGVTCDICKAPTPEECYDKKMNCNELKSEGKCTSTDPVVEHDVKSNCLITCGFCCKLCHIVYNFNLKVC, from the exons ATGACTCCAATTTGCGTATTTATCGCGATTCTATGCATCCCTCACTGCAGTGGGAGGTACTTCGCTGATCGTATTTTTCGTCCCAAACCCA GAATGCCTTTACAAGACATTGCACAGTCCGATGCAG GTTGTGTTGATGACAAAAACTATGCAGACGGATGCCGTCAGCAGGCTGCGATTGCAAACTATTGCATGCACCATGAGACTTTTATGAGGAAACACTGCCCACTGTCCTGCAAATTTTGCTCACAAG AAACTGCGAAGCCTCCCGCTCCAGCAG tttgtGATGATGATCCTGCCTATGCGGATGGGTGTCCTGCTTTTGCTGCTGTTGAAAACTACTGTCAGGACCAAGAAACATTTGCGAAAAAGTTTTGTCGAAAATCTTGTGAATTCTGCTCTGGAG GCACTAAAAAGGCTCCAGCACCAATAG TTTGTGAGGATGATCCTGCCTATGCGGATGGGTGTCCTGCTTTTGCTGCTGTTGAAAACTACTGTCAGGACCAAGAAACATTTACGAGAACGTTTTGTCGAAAATCTTGTAAATTCTGCAGTGAAG ATGCCAA TCTTTATATATCTCTTGCACTCTGGCTCGATGAGAAACAACATTGGAAGGGGACAAAACAGGAGCAGGAAAGAG GTAATGCCATTATGGAAGCTGAAAAATTTCTGCGTGATGAAG TTTGTGATGATGATCCTGCCTATGCGGATGGGTGTGCAGAGCGTGCTGGTATTCCAAACTACTGTCAGGACCAAGAAGAATTTATGAGAAAGAATTGCCCAAAGTCGTGTGGATTCTGCACTGCAG GGATTCAGTCATCCCCTGAGGCTTCCATCATAG CATTTTGCCGCGACCGTGCCGTGAACTGTAGTCGATGGAAGGCCCTGGGCGCGTGCCAATCAAGCGATGTTAACATTGCGTCACAGATGACTGTCTACTGTGGAGTCACTTGCGACATTT GTAAGGCTCCGACACCAGAAG AGTGTTATGACAAGAAAATGAACTGCAATGAACTGAAGAGTGAAGGAAAGTGCACATCGACTGATCCAGTAGTGGAACATGATGTAAAATCAAATTGCTTGATCACTTGCGGTTTCTGTTGTAAGCTATGTCATATTGTTTATAACTTTAATTTAAAAGTATGTTGA